In the genome of Phycisphaerales bacterium, the window GTGGCTGTTCGACGAAAGGCTCGTCTCAGGCTGATTCGCAACCCTGCGCTTTGCACCCTATCATCAACGCCCTGCGTTGCGCAAGCGCCCGCAGGGATTGAAAGGGAACCGGCGACATGGCAGATAAACGACTGCAGGACATCCGCACGAGCGACGACGCTGAATCGACCGTCAACGTCGAACTCATCGAGTGGCTCAAGACCAGCGGTGTCAATTACCTGCTGTTCATTCTCGTGATCGTGATCGTCTTCCGCGGCTGGTTGTGGTGGGGCGAGCGCCGCGAGCGCATCAGCGACGAAGCCTGGGCCGACTTGGCCGGGACCGACACTGCGGCGTCGCTCGAAGCGCTGGCGGATCGCGCTGCCGGGATCGACTCGGTGCCCGAACTGGCGCTGCTTCGCGCGGCAGACCTGTACCAACTCGACATCCTGCGCGACCAGACGCTCGATCTCGTCCCCGACGAGCCGGCGATGGACGATCCGAACAATTCGGACGCAGGATCGACTGACGATGAAGCGAAGGTTACGCCGCGCATGACCGAGCAGGAGCGGACTCAGACGCTCGATCGCATGCAGCGCATCTACCAGCGCGTCTATGACTCGACTGCCGAACGGGGAAGCGGCGCCAACTGGAAGGAACTGCTGCACATCCGGGCGATGTTCGGTCTGGCCGCCGTCGCCGAGATGCGCGGGGAGGCGGATGAGGCGCAGGAGTGGTACGCGAAGATCGACGCTGCAGCCAGCCCTCGCTACGCGGAGCTGGGCAAAGTCGCGCTCGCATGGCGCGACCATCCTGAGGGTCTCACTCGCATCGAATTTCCGGAGGAGTCGGTGGTGAACGAGGCGCTGCGTGAGCCGCCCGCAGCCGCCGCGCCGGCCGGAGACGAATCGACGGACAAACCGACCGAGGCCGCGCCGGATGATGCGACAAAGACCGAGCCGGCGGGAGACTCGACGGGCCAGCCCGCCGAACCGCCTGCAGACGAACCGGCCAAGCCGGACGAACCGGCGCCCGGCGACGGCGGCTGAAGCGCGTGCCGCTCGATCCGCGCCACATTCGCCCGCAAGAGCGCGCGCCTGCCGGATCACGTGGTGCGACACCGAATCCAGCGGCGCCACCGGTCGATGATCCTGCGCCGGACCTCTCGCTGCTTACCGGCGGGGGCAAGGTCGATCCCGACCTGGTTCGCGCCGCGTCGGCGGGCGGCGACGAAGACAACACCGACGCCGCGCTCACCGTCACCTTTCGCCTGACGCGCGACCTGCGCAAGCGGCTGGACAAGTACCTCCAGGACCGCATTCCGTTCATGAGTCGAACGCAACTGCAGCGCCTCATCTCCGAGCGGGCGGTTACGGTGAACGACCGCCAGCCGAAGGCTTCGACGACGCTGCGCATCGGCGATGTGGTGACGGTCGTCGTGCCGCCGCCGCCCACCAAGGACATTCCAGCCGAGGACATCCCGCTGCAGGTGCTCTACGAGGATGATGACCTCATTGTCGTCAACAAGCAGCCCGAACTCATCGTTCACCCCGCGCGGGGCAACAAGCGCGGCACGCTCATCAACGCCCTCGTCTGGCATTTCACGCACCGGACCGCCGGGGCGCTCTCGAGCGTCGGCGCCGATGATGCGCGGCCGGGCGTGGTGCATCGGCTCGATCGCAGCACGACGGGCGCCATCGTCGTCGCCAAGACCGACATCGCCCACTGGCGGCTGGCGCGGCAGTTCGAGAATCGCACCACCGACAAGCGTTACCTGGCCGTGGTGCACGGCCGCGTCGAGCCGGTGGCTGACATCATCGATCAGCCGATCGGCAAGCACCCGATCCACCGCGAACTTATGGCCGTGCGCTACGACGACGCGGCCAAGCCGTCGCAGACGCTCTATCGCGTGCGCGAGCAGTTTGACGAGTTTGCGCTGGTCGAACTCGAACTGCACACCGGCCGCACGCACCAGATCCGCGTGCATCTCGCGCACCTCGGCTGGCCGATCGTGGGCGACGAGCCATATGGCGGCCAGGGGGCGAGCGAACAGCAGATCGCGCGTGGCGGCGGAAGCGCCGAGCCGGTAATCACCCGCCAGGCGCTGCACGCGACGAGTCTGGCGGTCCGTCACCCAATGACGGGTCAGCCGATGGAGTTCATCGCACCGCTCTGGCCGGACATGCGCTGGCTCATCGATCTGCTTCGCCGGCATCGGCGCACGACTGGCCCGATTGCGCCGGCCGGATCGCGCGTCGATGTCGAAGCGCTTCTGAATCAGCCGACCTCGCCTGCAGGCTGAAGCGGCCTGCGACTCCGCCGCATGCTGCACCAGTCGCGCCGCGGATACACTCAGGCGATGTCATCGATGAGTTGGTTCGCCATCCTGCTGTTCTCGGCGGATTGGATCGTCCGCATCGGCCTGGCCGTGCGCGTCATCCTGGGCCGCTCGACGGTGCCCGTTACGCTGGCCTGGCTGCTCATTCTGCTGTTCTTTCCGTTCGGCGGAATTGTGCTGTACCTGCTCATCGGCGAGAACCGCCTGGGCCAGTGGCGGGTCGAGCGCTACAACCGGCTGTCATCCGAGATTGACGCCGAGACGGTTTCGATGTGGCGGCACCACCACCTCGACTGGGACAAGGAGCAGGATGCTTATCGCCAGGCGGCGCGCATGGGCACAGCCGTGTCCGGCTTTCCACCCGTGGGCGGCAACGCGCTCGAACTCATCTCCGAGTCTGACCGGATGATCGATCGTCTCATCGGCGATATCGACAGCGCCAAGCACCACTGCCACCTGCTTTACTACATCTGGATGGAGAGCGGTTGCGGCGTGCGCGTCGTCAGCGCCATGGTGCGTGCGGCACAGCGCGGCGTGCAGTGCCGTGTCATTGTGGACTCGGTCGGCAGCCGGCCGTTCCTGCGCAGCCCGCTCGCCGCGCAGTTGCGCGACGCCGGCGTGCAGGTGATCGAAGCGCTGCCGGCGAACCCGATTCGCATGCTCTTTGCCCGCATCGATCTGCGCAATCACCGCAAGATCGCCGTCATCGACGGACGCGTCGGCTACGCCGGCAGTCAGAACATCACGGATGACACGTTCAAGTTCAATCCGCGCTACGGCATCGGGCCTTGGGTGGACGCGACGCTCCGGCTCGAGGGGCCGGCCGTGCACGCGCTTCAGACGATCTTCCTGCGCGACTGGATCCTGGACAGTTACGACGAGTTTGCTTCGTTTGAAGAATTCTTTCCGGAGTTTCCGCCGGCCGAAGGCGGCTCGATCGTTCATGTCATCCCCTCGGGCCCGGGCACTCAGCTCGATGCCGTCCACCAGTCGTTTCTTTCAACGATCTACGCGGCTCGCGAGGAACTGGTCATCACCACGCCCTACTTCGTTCCCGACGAGGCGACGAAAGCCGCGATCTGCATGGCGGCGCTGCGCGGCGTCGACGTCACGCTCGTGGTGCCCAAGGAGCCTGATGCGCCCCTCGTCGCCGCGGCGGCCCGCTCGCATTACCTTGATCTCCTTGAGGCGGGCGTCAATCTCTACGAGTTCCACGCGGGCCTGCTGCATTCCAAGACGATGACCACCGACCGGAAACTCGCCATCATGAGTTCGGCCAACGTGGACATGCGCTCGTTCTGGCTCAACTTCGAAGTGACGCTGTTCATCTACGACGACGACTTCTCCAGCCTGGTGCGCTTCATGCAGAAGGACTACCTCAACCAGGCGCGCAAAGTGAAGCGCGAAGACTGGAGCAACCGCAATATCTTTCAGCGCTTCGGCGACAACTGCGCCCAACTCGTCGGGCCGCTGCTCTGACCTGACCAGCAGCAGTCAGGATGCGGCCGAGGGCTCGCGCAGCGCCGCCTGCCACCAGACGTCGCCGGGCGCGCAGCGGATGATCTTTCCAAGCCCATCGTCGCCGGCGACCGCGATGAGCCGCTCGAGCGGTTCGTCGTGGTGCTCGTCGCTCAGTTTGAATGTTGAGTGATGCACCGGCAACAGCAGGCGCCCGCCGCACGAGTTGAACATCGACCACACCTGCTCGGGCGTGGCGTGCGCTTCCTCCCACGGGTCGTAGGCGCCGATGCCGAAGATGGCGAGATCCACGTCGTTGAGGTGACTGAAAGCGGGGGTGAGCGCCGTGTCGCCGGCGTAGAGCACACGGCGCGGATCCGATTCGATGAGGTAACTGTTGTAGCCGCGATGCTGGTCCCAAGCCGATCGGGCGCCCCAGTGGCGTGGTCGGATGGCGGTGAAGCGCAGGCCCTGCACGGTGATGGCACGATCCCAGCCGAGTTCGATCACGCGGCGAAATCCCTTGGGGATGAGCCGCTTGGTGTGCCGGGCCGTGATGACAGTGGTCTGCGGACTGACCAGACGCGCCAGCGTGTTCTTGTCGAGGTGATCAAAGTGCGCATGCGAAATGGCGATGATGTCGATCGGCGGCAGGTGCTCGGGTTCGGCGGGCAGTTCGCACAGGCGGGAGATGCCGACTTTCATCTTACCTACGCACGGGCCGATTCGATGCGAGAGGACCGGGTCGGTCAGAATGGTCTTGCCGTTGAGGCGCAGCAGAACCGTTGCATGACCGAGCCACGCCGCAGCGATGGGCTGCTCCTCAAACTCCGTCGGCACCGTCCACGACGCCACTGCATCCACCTGCCGGTATCGCGGGCGGACCGACTGCCAGAGTTCGCGCGGATAGCGCCGCATGCCTGATCGCATGACCTTGACGGCGTTGCGACTCCGGCCCGGCTGCGGCGCTTGACGATCTTGCGGTCGATTCATCTCACCCTTCCCAACGATGCTGGCGTGCGATCACGCAATTCTATTTACGATCCGGTTCGTCAACCGGTTCATGCCTCAGCCGATCGAGCAGATTGGCGTATCCGCCGGCGATTGCTTCACCGAGAATCGGCGAAAAAGCGGAGCGCAATTCCGCAATCCGCTCATGGCACGCCTTGACGTGGTTCTTGCGGCTGACCTGCGCTTCGAATTCGATGAACGTGCCGAGTTCCTCCACGCGGTCGAGATGGATGCGCACATGGCCCAGCAGCCACAACTCTCGTGTTTTTCGGACCACGAGCCACTCGCGCAGGGGCAGCACGCCCCAGCGGGCTTTGGCCTGCTCATCCGAGTAGAGCATGAAGTGGCTCATCTTGGACGTCGGCCGGTCGTTGCGATGGTAGAAGATCCACTCGACCGGCTCGCCCGGCACCACCCGCTTCTTAAGCCGGCCGTCGGGAATCCTGAAGTACGTGTCGGTCTGGGCGAGCACGCGGACAAAGCCGGCGCCCAGCGCGCGGCACTGCGATCGCGCCACCTCGAGATCGCGCAATTCGGCTTTGAACTCGACGTTCTGCATGGAGACGGCAATTCTAGCGGCCCGGCATCGCCTTCAGACAGGACGCAAGCCCGCCTGCGGCCACAACGTCGAGCATGACCCCGGTTGGTGCGATTTTCAGCCGCTGGTCCGGGGCGGCAAGCGTCAAGGCGGTCAGGTCGATTTCCACGCTCATGCCAGTTTCGAGCCGGCGCTCGCCGGGGCCGGTGGCGAACCGGAGGCAGTGCAGCCAGCCGCCGTTGACCGCCGAGCGGAGAAATCCCGGGGCGTAACTGTCGGCCACGACGCAGCGCACGCCGGCTTCGTGCAGGGCGATGGCCGAGTGCTCCCGCGCGCTGCCACGGCCGAAGTCCCGGCCGGCGGTGAGAATGCTGTAGGCGGACTGGAACTCTCCGACGGGAACAAACGTACCAAAGGAGTCGGCGAAGCGCGCCAGCGCGTAGGCCCCCAGCCATCGCCGCTCAGCGGGATCAGACAGATCGAACGAGAGGTATTCCGGGGCGAGGATGTCGTCGGCCCCCACGCCGTCACCCACGCAGTAAATGCGGCCGCGTAGAGGCGTCAATGAGGCGGTTGGCGGCGGGTCGGCTGGCACGGGTCGTTCCGATAATGTGGAAGTCGTTTGACGTTCTTTGAGGCCGGTCGCAAAATTGATTCGAAATCAAGCCGGGGCAGGCTATATTCATAGGAGCAGTTCGCCCGCCGGACCCGCGACGCCGCCAGGCGCCGCCGCAGGCGACTGAACCCGATGGACTCGCGTCGAGCGGATTTGTGGATGAACGCCAGGCGAGGTGGTCGGGGCCGCATCGAAACAAGAGTTCCCGCCAGCGGGATGCGGTCGGCAAGCCCAGAAGATGTCAAGGAGCCTCGCGATGGAGATGATGCGTCGCCCGGAAGTTGCGTCCCCAGCCTCGCCGCGCCGTCGGCGCGCCGTGTCGCCGCGCCTGGTCGGCGCCGCCTGTCTTGCCGCCGTGGCGACCGTCACCTGGCTCGCCGGCGCTTCGTACTCGCAGTCGAGCGGGCGAAGCGCGCCGCCTCTGTTCGAGGGATACCGGCCCGAAGGCTACCCCGCGATCTCCACGCCCAGCCGCACCATTACTCTGGCCTTCACCCAGTCGGGGACTGTCGAGCGCATTCCCGTCGTCGAGAGCCAGGTCGTAGCGCCCGGCGATGTGATCGCACAACTTGATGACGAGGTGCAGCGACTGCAGGTGCAGGCCCAGCGCCTGACTGCGGAAGACAATTCCGCCGTGGCCGCCGCCGAACGCCAAGCGGAACTGGCGCTGTACGACCTCGAAAACGTGAAGGAACTGACGGCACTGGACTCGGCCGCTCCCCGCGAACTCAAGCGAGCCGAGGCTGAGTACGCGCTGCGGCAGATCGACGTCCAGGCCGCCAAGCGCAACCACGCCCAGGCGGGGATCATCCTCGAGCGCGAGACGGCCGCGCTCAACGACATGACGCTGCGCAGCCCGATACACGGGATCGTGGCGCGTGTGGCCGCGCAGGAAGGCGAGACGCTTGAGGGCCTTGAGCCTGTGGCCCACGTCGTGTCGATCGATCCGCTGTGGATGGATGTCTCCGTGCCGGTGCGGCTTGGTCTGCTCGTCGAGCCGGGCAGCATCGCGGACATTCACTGGCGCGACGTGCCCGGCGACATGCGCTTCGAGGGGCGCGTGCTGTGGGTCTCGACGGTGGCCGACGCCGCATCGAGTTCGATCGTCGCGCGGGTCGAAATCGACAATCCCAATCGTCTGCCGGCCGGTCTGCACGCCCTGGTGCAGTTTCCAGAGGCTCAGGACGCCCTGCTTCGATTGAATCCGTAACGCTCACCTACCATTGACCTGCGAACCACCAACGAAAGGACACGAAGTGGCAGAACAGAAACCGCAATTGACCGAGACGCAGACCGGCCCCGAAGGACAGCGCCGCGAAGTGACGCTGCGCATCGACGAGTCGGACATGAGTTCGGCGTATTCCAACACGTTCCGCACCGACGGCTCAGCCGAGGAAGTGATCCTCGACTTCGGCCTCAATCGCATGGTGCCGGGCCGGCAGAATGAGATGGTCTTCAAGGTGCGCAACCAGGTCATTCTCAACTGGCGCAACACCAAGCGCCTCGCGCTCACGCTGGCCAACATCGTGCGCCAGCACGAGGAGCGCTTCGGCGAAATCGACATCAAGCAGGGTCAGGCGCAGCCGCAGTCGGGCCAGCAGGGCTGAATCGCGCCGAGCACCTCGGCGCCTGAAGCAGAGGTCTTCACATGGACGAACAGGTCGTCTCCATTTCCGCATCGACCTCCGCCGAGGTGGAGGGTTCGGGGCCGCTGCGCCCCGGCCATGGCGTTGATGCGTTTTTGAGCGACCTGATCAAGCGCCAATGCGGGCTTGTCCAGGCGGTCGCCGGCGTCGTTCTGCTTCGACCGACGCGCGAGCAACCTTCCGGCGCGACGATTCGGCACGAGGTGGACGGGCGCTTCAACATCACGCCGCGCCACTACCGACGCCTGACCGAGCTGGCCACGCGCGCCGCGCAGCAGAGCAGGCCGCTCATCGACCACATCGCCGCGGATACCGGCCTGCTCTCGGCCGCGCCCGAGTACCGCGTGCTGGCGGCGCCGCTCATGCTCGCGGGCCGGCCGCACGGCGCCTCGGTCTGCATTGTGCCGGATCGATCCGAGCGCGAACTTGAGGAGAGCCTCAAGCGGCTCGAACTGAGCACCATCGCCTTCGAGGCGTTTCTCTGGCGCCAGCAGGCGTTCATCGAGGCGGAGTCGAAGATCCAGTTGCGTGAAGCGCTCGACCTGCTCGACAAGTCCAACCAGGGGCACGACACGAGCGAAATGGCGGCGATGTTCTGCAACGAACTGCAGCGCCGCTTCGGCTGCACGCGCGTCTCCATAGGGCTCATTCACGGCCATGCCGTGCGCGTCGTCGCCATCGGCGGGAGCGAACACCTCGACAAGCGCAGCGAACTGGCCGAGGCGCTCGAAGCCGTGATGGAAGAGTGCGCCGACCAGGACACCGAAATCCGCTATCCGCAGCCTCCCGACGCCGACGCGTCGGAGCGGCGCGTGGTCCGCGCGCACGCCTCGCTGAGCGAACGCTACGGCCCGTGCTCGATTGCCAGTTTCCCGCTGCGGATTGAAGATGGCCTGATCGGCGTGGTCGTGATGGAGCGCGATCCGAGCGATCCGTTCAATGATTCGACGCTGCGCCTGCTGCGCCTGATTGCCGAGTACATCGGGCCCACCGTTTGGACGCGGCGCATGGCCGACCGCGGCGTGCTCGCCGTGAGCCGTGACCGCGCCATCGATCTTTCCGAGACGCTCGTCGGGCCGCAGAAGACCGGGCCGAAGGTGTTTGCGCTGGTGGCGCTGCTCGTGCTGGCGATATCGTTGCTCGTCCCGGTGCGCGACCGGGCGGTGGGCACCGGCCGCGTCGAGGCCGACCTGCGCCGCGAGATCGCCGTGCCCTACGCCGGGCGGCTCGAGGAGGTTTTTGTAACTCCCGGCGATCGCGTCGAGGCCGGCGTGACGCCGCTGTTCCGGCTCGACACGCGCGAGGCGAAACTGCAGCTGCAATCGACCATCGGCGAGGTGCAGCGTCTGCGCACGCAGGCGGATGATGCGCGCTACCGCGGCAAGATGGCCGAGGCGGCTCAGTTTGATGCGCGAATCCTCGCCGCCCAGGCCGACATCGATCTCTACCGATACCAGATCGACAGCGCCACCGTCGTCGCGCCCATCAGCGGCATCGTCACCGTCGGCGACCTGACGGACCGGCTCGGGCAGATCGTGCAGCCGGAGCGGCCGATCATGGAAGTCGCCCAACTCGATTCAATCACCGCCGTGGCGATGATTCCCGAGAGCGGCATTGCGCGGGTGGCCGTCGGTCAGCGCGGCGCGCTGGCGATTACGGCCCGGCCCGGCGACAAAGTGGGATTCGAGGTGGTGCGGATCACGCCTGCCGCCGAGATGTTCGAGCAGAAGAACGTCTACCGCGTCGAAGTCGAACTCATCGACCACCCCGAGTGGCTCCGGCCCGGCATGGAAGGCCAGGCGAAGATCTGGGGCCAGCGAACCAACCTCTTCACGATCTACACCCGGCCGCTGTTTGATGCGCTGCGTCTGCGCTGGTGGTGGTGAACCGGCCGCCGCAACGGAGGCCCGGCCGATCGTGATGAACTGCATACGTTGAGCGACCATGGCTGAGATCAGCAGGACATTCAGCGAACTCTGGTACCGCGTGGCGGACTTTCGTCCTCGCCTCAGCGCCCATCTTGTGGTGCGCCGGCACACGTACCGCAGCCAGACCTGGTTCGTGCTGGGCGATCCCACGAGCACCAAGTTCTACCGCTTCAACGCCGCCGCCTACCGGTTCCTCGGCCTGCTCGACGGCCAGCGGACCGTGCAGGAAGCGTGGGACGTCTGCAACGCGCAGCTCGGCGATGACGCGCCGACGCAGCGCGACTGCCTCGACCTGCTCGCCCAACTCCAGATGTACGGCCTGCTCCGCAACGACCTGCCCGTGGATGTGCAGCGCCTGCGCGAACGCATCGTGCAGATTCGCGAGCAGCGCTACCAGGAACTCACGGGCAAGTACCTCTTCTGGACGGTGCCGCTGTTCAACCCTGAGAGATTCCTCGCGAAGTTCGCCAACGTCGCGCGCGTGGTGTTCGGCAGATGGGGCTTTGCGGCGCTTGGCATCCTGCTGCTGCTGGCGATCCGCGCCGTCGTGCCGCGCTGGGAGGAGCTGACGGGTTCGCTTAACAGCGTCATCGCCATCGACAACCTCTTCTGGCTCTCGTTCACGTTCCTCGTGCTCAAGGCGATCCACGAACTGGGCCACGGCTTTGCCTGCAAGGCCTATGGCGGGCGGGTGACGGAAATCGGCATCATGTTCATGATCGTGCTGCCGATTCCTTACTGCGACGCAACGACCAGTTGGGCGTTCGCCAACAAGTGGCACCGCATCCTGGTGAGCAGCGCCGGCGTCATGTCCGAACTCGCCGTCGCGTCGATTGCGGCGATGATCTGGGCCGCGACTGATGCCGGCTTCGTCCACACGCTGGCGTACAACGTCATGTTTGTCGCGTCCGTCGCCACGGTGGTGTTCAACATCAATCCACTGCTGCGCTACGACGGCTATTACATCCTGGCGGATCTGACCGAGATACCCAACCTCGCCACGCGCTCGCAAGAACTGCTCAAGTGGATGACGCGGCGCTATCTCTTCGGCGTCAAGGGCGAACCGTGCCCGCCGCTGCACGACCGCACCGAGGGCGCGATCATGGTCACGCACGCCGCTCTCGCGTTTCCCTACCGGCTGGTGGTGATGGTCTCTATCGTGGCATTCGTGGCCCAGAAGTACTTTGTCTTCGGCCTGCTGCTGGCGCTGTTCGGCACGATCATGTGGCTGGCCGCGCCGATCGTCAAGGGACTCAGTTACGTCCTTTCCGAGCCGACACTGCAGGTGGTGCGCGTCCGGGCGGTGGCGGTGTCGTTCGGACTGGTGTTGGCGGCCGTCGCGTTCGTGGGGCTGGCGCCGATGCCGGCGCGCGTGGCGGCCCTGGGCGTCGTCGAGCCGCTGGATCGCAAGACCTACCGGGTCCCGCACGAGGGGTTCCTCGATCAATTCTTCGCCGTAAACGGGCAGCGCATCGCCGCGGCCGAACCGCTGTTTGCCATGTCCAATCCCGAGATGGAGCAGCAGCACAAGCGAGCCGTGGCCGGCGTGGAACTCGAGCGGCTGCGCCGCGACGCCGGCTACGCCAGCAGCGCCGCCGAGGGGCAGGTCGGCGAGTCGCTCTACCACGACGCAGTCGATCGACTCGACGCCATCGAAGAAGCAATGAGCGAGATGTACGTCGAGGCGCCCTTTGACGGCTACGTCATCGCGCCGGACCTCGATACGCGCGTCGGCTCCTACTTCAAGGCCGGAGACACGCTGCTGCTGCTCGCCACGCTGGACGACATGGTCATTCGCGCCTACGTGGACGATCGTGACTTTGCCTGGCTCTTTCCCGACGGACTCACGGAGGGCGCGACGGCGTCCGTGCGGGTCAAGGGGCGCCTCTATGACTCGCCCGACCAAGTCGTCGAGTTTGACATCGACGTGCAGCGCTCGGGGTACACCGGCGAGCGCAGCCTGCCGTTCCAGTCGCTCGGGCTGAACGTGAGCGGCGGCGGCATCGCGGTGGATCCGACGGACAACCAGGGCCAGCGCACGCTCAGCCCTCAATGGCTGGTGACGCTCCGCCCGCGCACGCCGCTGGTCGAGCGCGGCTCGGGTGAGGTCGAGCCAGGCAACGCCATGGCGGCCCTGCCGGGCACCCGGGCGCGCATCCGCTTCAGCCGGCCCGCCGAACCGCTCCTGACCCAGTGGGTGCGCCGTCTGCGCCAGGCGCTCACGCGGAGGTTTGAGATCTGATGGCCGTGCGCGCCAAGGCTCATTCCGACGGCGGCGATGGCCCCGGTGGCGCCACATCCGCCGCGGCCGTTGCCCTCGAGCCGGCCAGCACGCAGCGCCTCTGGCGGCCGTTCTCGTATCGCCCCAGGCGGCCGCGCGAACTCAAGGAACTCGATCGCTACAACGAGTCGATGCTCGGGGCCGTGCAGCGCCTGTACTGGGCGCACCGCCGGCTCCGTGCCTCGGCCGAGCGCGTCGTGCGCCTCAGCGACGCCATGATGCGACTGTCCGAAGCGGTGTTCGATGACGAGATCGAACAGGCGCGCGAGATGGCGCGGCGGGGCCGGCGCGATCACGAATCGCGCACCCATGCGTTTGCGGTCGTGCGCGAAGCCGTCCGCCGAACCACCGGCCTGCGCCTCTTCGCCGAGCAGGTCATGGGCGCGTGGGTGATGGAGGATGGCTGCCTGGCGGAAATGGCTACTGGCGAAGGCAAGACGATCACCGCTTGCCTCACCGCGGCCGTACAGGGCTGGATGGGCTACGGCGCCCACGTCGTCACGGTCAACGACTACCTCGCCCGTCGTGATGCCGAACTCAACGGTCCGGTGTATCGGCGCCTGGGCCTGAGCGTGGGCATCGTGCAGGACTCAAGCCAGCCGCCCGAGCGGCTCGAGGCCTACTCGCGCGACATCACGTACATCACCGACCAGCAACTCATCTTCGATTACCTGCGCGACAAACTGCACGCGCCGCTCCAGCCGCGCGTCTCGTCGCTGCTGCTCGATGAAGTGACGGATACGGCAATGGCGGGGCGGCGCGAGCTGTGGACCAGCCGCATTGTGCAGCGCGGGCTGTACGCCGCAACGATCGACGAAGCCGACAGCGTCCTCATCGACCAGGCAACGACGCCGGCGATCATCGGTTCGGAGGGTGGCGAAGACAAGGCGGCGCAGTATTACTTTACCGCCGCCGAACTTGCGGCGTCGCTGCGCGGCGGCGAGCACTACGTCGTCGATGTGCCCCAGCACCGCGTGGACCTGACCGAGGAGGGA includes:
- a CDS encoding PqqD family peptide modification chaperone, which gives rise to MAEISRTFSELWYRVADFRPRLSAHLVVRRHTYRSQTWFVLGDPTSTKFYRFNAAAYRFLGLLDGQRTVQEAWDVCNAQLGDDAPTQRDCLDLLAQLQMYGLLRNDLPVDVQRLRERIVQIREQRYQELTGKYLFWTVPLFNPERFLAKFANVARVVFGRWGFAALGILLLLAIRAVVPRWEELTGSLNSVIAIDNLFWLSFTFLVLKAIHELGHGFACKAYGGRVTEIGIMFMIVLPIPYCDATTSWAFANKWHRILVSSAGVMSELAVASIAAMIWAATDAGFVHTLAYNVMFVASVATVVFNINPLLRYDGYYILADLTEIPNLATRSQELLKWMTRRYLFGVKGEPCPPLHDRTEGAIMVTHAALAFPYRLVVMVSIVAFVAQKYFVFGLLLALFGTIMWLAAPIVKGLSYVLSEPTLQVVRVRAVAVSFGLVLAAVAFVGLAPMPARVAALGVVEPLDRKTYRVPHEGFLDQFFAVNGQRIAAAEPLFAMSNPEMEQQHKRAVAGVELERLRRDAGYASSAAEGQVGESLYHDAVDRLDAIEEAMSEMYVEAPFDGYVIAPDLDTRVGSYFKAGDTLLLLATLDDMVIRAYVDDRDFAWLFPDGLTEGATASVRVKGRLYDSPDQVVEFDIDVQRSGYTGERSLPFQSLGLNVSGGGIAVDPTDNQGQRTLSPQWLVTLRPRTPLVERGSGEVEPGNAMAALPGTRARIRFSRPAEPLLTQWVRRLRQALTRRFEI